One stretch of Nocardia mangyaensis DNA includes these proteins:
- the sepH gene encoding septation protein SepH produces the protein MRELRVIGVTPDSTHIVCSDTESGTKFRLPADDKLRAAARGDLARFGQIEIETEASMRPRDIQARIRAGASVEQVTAESGMPESKVERFAYPVLLERARAAELAQKAHPVLPDGPAVETLSEIVTAAFTERGHAIEQAEWDAWKDEKGFWVAQLQWRNGHSEIAAHWRYQPDAHGGSVSPLDDPANDLIDPDFGRALRGLATILPAPVETPAPVIEAPVPVEPRPREQVAPTARPPARPAQPALDEYYEQRQVAAGGGTAPIPAVPAPTAPIPAAPAVPAAPAAPSPPVAQQEKPVTEEPTPDKPAPKQNRPKRGKAPMPSWEDVLLGVRSSGH, from the coding sequence GTGCGTGAACTTCGAGTGATCGGGGTGACGCCCGACTCCACGCACATCGTGTGCAGCGACACCGAGTCCGGTACCAAGTTCCGGTTGCCCGCCGACGACAAGCTCCGCGCGGCGGCGCGCGGCGACCTCGCACGATTCGGCCAGATCGAGATCGAAACGGAGGCGTCCATGCGTCCTCGCGATATCCAGGCCCGTATTCGAGCCGGGGCGTCCGTCGAGCAGGTCACGGCGGAGTCCGGGATGCCGGAAAGCAAAGTAGAGCGTTTCGCCTACCCGGTGCTGCTCGAACGCGCGCGGGCGGCCGAACTGGCGCAGAAAGCGCACCCGGTGCTGCCCGACGGTCCCGCGGTGGAAACGCTGAGCGAGATCGTCACCGCGGCCTTCACCGAGCGCGGGCACGCCATCGAACAGGCCGAATGGGACGCCTGGAAAGACGAAAAGGGGTTCTGGGTCGCCCAATTACAGTGGCGTAACGGACACTCCGAGATCGCCGCGCACTGGCGCTACCAGCCCGACGCGCACGGCGGCTCGGTCTCCCCGCTCGACGATCCCGCCAACGATCTGATCGATCCCGACTTCGGTCGCGCGCTGCGCGGCCTGGCCACCATCCTGCCCGCACCGGTGGAGACCCCGGCGCCGGTCATCGAAGCGCCGGTCCCGGTCGAGCCGCGACCGCGCGAGCAGGTCGCGCCCACCGCGCGGCCGCCCGCCCGCCCGGCCCAGCCCGCCCTGGACGAGTACTACGAGCAGCGTCAGGTCGCCGCCGGCGGTGGCACGGCACCGATTCCGGCCGTACCGGCGCCGACGGCACCGATTCCGGCCGCGCCCGCGGTCCCGGCCGCCCCCGCGGCGCCGAGTCCGCCGGTGGCACAGCAGGAGAAGCCGGTCACCGAGGAACCGACGCCGGACAAGCCCGCGCCGAAGCAGAACCGGCCCAAGCGCGGCAAGGCACCGATGCCGTCGTGGGAAGACGTACTACTCGGAGTCCGAAGCTCCGGGCACTAG
- the serC gene encoding phosphoserine transaminase, with translation MTSAFPTIPADLKPADGRFGCGPSKVRPEQLQSLVTVGASVFGTSHRQKPVKDVVARVRNGLRELFSLPEGYEVVLGNGGTTAFWDAAAFGLIRERSLHLTNGEFSSKFASVAKANPFIGDPIVVSAEPGSAPEPVSDPSVDLIGWAQNETSTGVSIPVSRPVGSENALIAIDATSGAGGLPVNIADSDVYYFAPQKCFAADGGLWVAIMSPAALARVAEIKESGRWTPDFLSLPIAIDNSTKDQTYNTPALATLLLFADQIEWMNANGGLDWTVKRTLDSSSRLYTWAESSSFATPYVTDPAHRSQVVGTVDFDDAVDAAQVAKILRANGIVDTEPYRKLGRNQLRVGMFPAIDPEDVSQLTRSIDWVVGQL, from the coding sequence ATGACCAGTGCGTTCCCGACCATTCCCGCCGACCTCAAGCCCGCTGACGGACGGTTCGGCTGCGGCCCGTCCAAGGTCCGCCCGGAGCAGCTGCAGTCCCTGGTGACTGTCGGCGCCTCCGTGTTCGGCACCTCGCATCGCCAGAAGCCGGTCAAGGATGTGGTGGCCCGGGTGCGCAACGGCCTGCGCGAGCTGTTCTCGCTGCCCGAGGGCTACGAAGTGGTGCTCGGCAACGGCGGCACCACCGCGTTCTGGGACGCCGCCGCGTTCGGCCTGATCCGCGAGCGCTCGCTGCACCTGACCAACGGTGAGTTCTCCTCCAAGTTCGCCTCGGTCGCCAAGGCCAACCCGTTCATCGGCGATCCGATCGTCGTCTCCGCGGAGCCGGGCAGCGCGCCCGAGCCCGTCTCGGACCCCTCGGTCGACCTCATCGGCTGGGCGCAGAACGAGACCTCCACCGGCGTGTCCATCCCGGTGTCGCGCCCGGTCGGCTCGGAGAACGCGCTGATCGCCATCGACGCCACCTCCGGCGCGGGCGGCCTGCCGGTGAACATCGCCGATTCCGACGTCTACTACTTCGCCCCGCAGAAGTGCTTCGCCGCCGACGGTGGCCTGTGGGTCGCGATCATGAGCCCGGCCGCGCTGGCGCGGGTCGCCGAGATCAAGGAGTCGGGTCGCTGGACCCCGGACTTCCTGTCGCTGCCGATCGCGATCGACAACTCCACCAAGGACCAGACCTACAACACCCCGGCGCTGGCCACCCTGCTGCTGTTCGCCGACCAGATCGAGTGGATGAACGCCAACGGCGGCCTGGACTGGACCGTCAAGCGCACCCTGGATTCGTCCTCGCGCCTCTACACCTGGGCCGAGTCGAGCTCCTTCGCCACCCCGTACGTCACCGATCCGGCGCACCGCTCGCAGGTCGTGGGCACCGTCGACTTCGACGACGCGGTCGACGCCGCCCAGGTCGCCAAGATCCTGCGCGCCAACGGCATCGTCGACACCGAGCCGTACCGCAAGCTCGGCCGTAACCAGCTGCGCGTCGGCATGTTCCCGGCGATCGATCCGGAAGATGTTTCACAGCTGACCCGTTCGATCGACTGGGTCGTCGGACAGCTCTGA
- a CDS encoding DUF6928 family protein — MISASTIWYVDTADPSAVLRTHPDPDPVAAAALAGQLYAEHDVRPIMIGTLHGCAGPDRDEVYIGCYPGLTVVCTAEAALVRPTKLPDLLVRPLASEHTYLMSFDAKLHWGAFAHWERGEFRRSFSSTRVDILENEGLPMVWERPFWAGEHPVPWRSDDRPGPQSLPFDPPDFADAANDEWLGFGYRSPGGPGRVGPADLAVCGFTLYPKGRAPETKSTLVARPGTATRRKRGVFGWLRGADRVR, encoded by the coding sequence GTGATTTCGGCTTCCACTATTTGGTATGTCGATACCGCGGACCCCTCGGCGGTCTTGCGGACCCACCCTGACCCCGATCCTGTTGCGGCGGCGGCGTTGGCGGGGCAGCTGTACGCCGAGCACGATGTGCGGCCGATCATGATCGGGACGCTGCACGGGTGCGCGGGCCCGGATCGCGACGAGGTGTACATCGGGTGCTATCCGGGGTTGACCGTGGTGTGCACCGCCGAGGCGGCGCTGGTGCGGCCGACGAAACTGCCCGACCTGCTGGTGCGCCCGCTCGCCTCCGAGCACACCTATCTGATGTCGTTCGACGCGAAACTGCACTGGGGCGCGTTCGCGCACTGGGAGCGGGGCGAGTTCCGGCGTTCGTTCAGTTCCACCCGGGTCGACATCCTGGAGAACGAGGGGCTGCCGATGGTATGGGAGCGGCCGTTCTGGGCGGGTGAGCATCCGGTGCCGTGGCGCAGCGACGATCGTCCCGGACCGCAGTCACTGCCGTTCGATCCGCCCGACTTCGCCGACGCGGCCAACGACGAATGGCTCGGCTTCGGCTACCGGTCACCTGGTGGGCCCGGCCGCGTCGGTCCGGCCGATCTGGCGGTGTGCGGATTCACGCTGTACCCGAAAGGCCGCGCGCCCGAGACGAAGTCCACCCTGGTGGCCCGGCCGGGCACGGCAACCCGGCGCAAACGCGGGGTATTCGGCTGGCTGCGCGGCGCCGACCGCGTGCGGTGA